A DNA window from Vigna angularis cultivar LongXiaoDou No.4 chromosome 1, ASM1680809v1, whole genome shotgun sequence contains the following coding sequences:
- the LOC108330562 gene encoding uncharacterized protein LOC108330562 yields MAGGGSKKDDAPVINSTNVFAALGSLKKKKKKPDKEQGPSKVEDPQKKDVFWAPAPLTSKSWADVDDEDDDDYYATTAPPESGWAAPPASETVAQNDAVAEESESESEGLDDADDDAEEEHENDLDVPEEVEPVPQKPAEPPVVTKEAERQLSKKELKKKGLEELEAVLAELGYSSKEPSSQDDSQGAEKKEEDINGSLEKKENATGESKNAKKKKKKDKSSKEQKETQEQPDGVEAGNTTSETAETEKTEDNSAIDVKERLKKVASMKKKKSSKEMDAAARAAANEAAARSAKLAAAKKKEKAHYNQQPVR; encoded by the exons ATGGCAGGTGGAGGAAGCAAGAAAGATGATGCGCCTGTCATAAACAGCACCAACGTCTTCGCGGCGCTAGGCagcttgaagaaaaagaagaagaagcccGACAAGGAGCAGGGCCCGTCCAAGGTCGAGGACCCTCAGAAGAAGGATGTTTTCTGGGCTCCCGCGCCGCTTACTTCTAAATCCTGGGCCGATGTCGACGACGAGGATGATGACGACTATTACGCTACCACCGCTCCTCCTGAATCCGGTTGGGCCGCTCCGCCTGCTTCCGAGACGGTAGCTCAAAACGACGCAGTTGCTGAG GAAAGTGAGAGTGAGTCAGAAGGTCTcgatgatgctgatgatgatgcTGAGGAGGAACATGAAAATGACTTAGATGTGCCAGAAGAAGTCGAACCTGTTCCTCAGAAGCCTGCTGAACCTCCAGTGGTTACAAAGGAAGCTGAAAGGCAACTTTCAAAGAAGGAATTGAAGAAAAAGGGGCTTGAAGAACTTGAAGCTGTTTTGGCTGAGCTAGGATACTCTTCAAAGGAACCCTCTAGCCAGGATGATTCCCAAG GTGCtgagaagaaagaagaggatATCAATGGTTCTCTGGAAAAGAAGGAGAATGCTACTGGGGAAAGTAAAAAtgctaaaaagaaaaagaagaaggacaaATCTTCGAAGGAGCAGAAAGAAACACAAGAGCAGCCTGATGGTGTGGAGGCTGGAAATACTACTTCTGAAACTGCTGAAACAGAGAAGACTGAGGATAATTCTGCAATTGATGTTAAAGAGAGGCTTAAGAAAGTTGCttcaatgaagaagaagaaatcaagcaAGGAGATGGATGCTGCCGCACGTGCTGCAGCCAATGAGGCTGCTGCAAGGAGTGCAAAGCTGGCTGCAGccaagaaaaaagagaaagctCACTACAATCAGCAGCCAGTGCGGTAA